A segment of the Candidatus Marimicrobium litorale genome:
CTATGCACTGTCCGTTTTGCCAAGCGGAAGACACTCGGGTAATCGACTCAAGGTTGGTCGCCGAGGGTGATCAGGTACGTCGCCGCCGCGAATGTCTCGACTGCTCCGAGCGCTATACCACGTATGAGACCGCAGAACTGGTCTTGCCCCGGGTAATCAAGCAGAACGGTAATCGCGAGCCGTTTGACGAGGCTAAAATGCGTGCAGGGTTTCAGCGCGCTTTGGAAAAACGGCCGGTTTCCGTCGAGGATATCGAGGCGGTGATTAACCACATCAAACATGCCCTGCGCGCCACCGGAGAGCGCGAGGTGGCATCGATACAGGTCGGTGAACTGGTGATGGAATCGCTCAAGCAGCTGGACCAGGTAGCCTATGTGCGTTTTGCTTCCGTATACCGCAGTTTCCAGGATATTGCCGAATTCCGTGACGAGATCGAGCGTCTGGAGGCCGAACCGGGCAGTGAGTAAC
Coding sequences within it:
- the nrdR gene encoding transcriptional regulator NrdR, with product MHCPFCQAEDTRVIDSRLVAEGDQVRRRRECLDCSERYTTYETAELVLPRVIKQNGNREPFDEAKMRAGFQRALEKRPVSVEDIEAVINHIKHALRATGEREVASIQVGELVMESLKQLDQVAYVRFASVYRSFQDIAEFRDEIERLEAEPGSE